A single genomic interval of Musa acuminata AAA Group cultivar baxijiao chromosome BXJ3-4, Cavendish_Baxijiao_AAA, whole genome shotgun sequence harbors:
- the LOC135636752 gene encoding uncharacterized protein LOC135636752, which translates to MEDDDRCSSSNPGGIGQEEEDEDGKVLRFLDSLDSYLTLLDALSSTLRQGWFELASARHSMGSSRISSVLLDQKVQSAATTFQVRKSIDGSPSESHPSFAISKWASSRDGKCSFRELEVSRVQKTSKNSELRHRGSSNFYDTTEEHDLTINASSTISDSDIQKERSKSLSVFGTLVSPKLRGAQVSFETALDAIVEIANIRSSMLSAFTQLQQEMKEKDLG; encoded by the exons ATGGAGGACGACGACCGGTGTTCCTCGAGCAACCCGGGAGGGATCGGgcaggaggaggaagatgaggacgGGAAAGTTCTCCGATTCCTCGACTCTTTGGATAGCTATCTTACGCTACTCGATGCCTTGTCTTCCACCCTTCGCCAG GGATGGTTCGAACTAGCTAGTGCTCGTCACTCGATGGGTTCATCGCGCATCTCAAGTGTGTTGCTTGACCAGAAAGTACAGTCTGCTGCAACCACATTTCAAGTTAGAAAATCTATTGATGGATCGCCATCAG AGTCACATCCAAGTTTTGCTATTTCAAAATGGGCATCTTCGAGGGATGGGAAATGTTCTTTCAGGGAGTTGGAAGTCAGTCGTGTACAAAAGACATCTAAGAATTCAGAATTAAGGCATCGAGGTTCATCCAACTTCTACG ATACTACAGAGGAACATGACTTGACAATCAATGCATCTTCTACCATTAGTGATAGTGAT ATTCAGAAGGAGAGGTCTAAATCCTTATCAGTCTTTGGAACTTTGGTGTCTCCAAAGCTCCGTGGTGCCCAAGTTTCGTTTGAGACAG CACTTGATGCCATAGTAGAAATTGCAAATATCCGGTCTTCGATGCTCTCTGCCTTCACTCAATTACAACAAGAAATGAAGGAGAAGGATTTAGGTTGA